The genomic segment CTTTTTAATTCTCTACAGGAACTTGACCAAGTTACCATCTCCAAGAATTTCATGCCATTTGGTGGCGGCACGAGACAATGTGCCGGGGCAGAGTACAGCAAGCTGGTCTTGTCGACTTTTCTTCATATCCTGGTCACCGATTACAggtagagatttgttttttttctcttaatagtCGCCATACTTGAACATTGGATACgggaaatttaattttatgccATAATTAGTTGTATTAActctttgaatatatatttttaaataccagCTTTACGAAGATCAGGGGAGGAGACGTCTCTCGGACCCCTATCATTTCGTTCGGTGATGGTATCCATATTAAGTTTACAGCCAGAGCATAAATGAAGAAGCTTTCCTTTGTGCTTTCTCACCGGAAAGAGGATATATAGACCTTACCTGGTTTGGTTTATGAAAGTTTGGAGTTTCAGATCTCTTCAGCAGTGGAGCGATTGAGTTTTAGGGTGGTTTCAAGACAATAAGTGTAATGGTTACAACAgcaatttgtaatattttttttttaaaaaatacagagGTCgtcctttgttttattttattcctttaATAATCAATGGACACCTTCCCATGTGTTTCTCCATGTcaattatcaaaacaatctttttcttttttttttacactgttATTTAAGTTTGCTGTATCAGACATTCAGATTCgccagggaaaaaaaaaagaaacagaaaaaaaaataaaaaaatatcagatgATCGACGTCTCCATCAGCTATCGAGCAAGCTAGTTATGGGCCCCACATTACTTTGCTTGAATAATTCTCCAGTCTTGCTTATTTTCAAGACAATCCAAGAGATTGGGTTAGCGTTTATGGAGcttgcttatatttttttatgattttatattattattgtttaaaaatcaaaatgattttatgattacttttaatttttttctcatcgcTTGATCTTATTACTTaaacttgtaaatttttttaattaaaagttttttaaaaaaaattgttgttttggATTTAACTTTtgcagattttttattttattttatatagataagttttgttttctaaaaataatttttatttttattttgaaataatatcttaattaaaaaaattttaaatttttttaaaaagaattagcCTCTCGTGAATATATTTAAggcaaataatatgattttttacatatatataaaaaaagaggaagaaaaacaattgaTGCCTATTTTAATCGACAACTTGTTTTcattattgctttttttatacGACGTCGGGTGCAATCCTTTGCTTTAAAATATAGTAGCTGAAGATTTCATCCATCGATGCCAGACATTTTCTTGTTCTATTCTAAACCAAGTCCACACTGGCTGTTTTGAAAGGggttaatgttaaataaaaatttaaaaataaaaaaaatatattattttgaatatttaaaacCTATTTTACATGTTCCAACGATGgtgatataatatatatatacacacacacacacacacacacacacaactctAAAACTTGCGAGGAAAATACGGtaattttcctcacaaaacactgtaaattgctaTGAATTTcctgatataattttttttatttttttattttttttatgatttttttcaaaattatctttatcaattttatttttttttaatattaaactggttcagaatttaactttgtagatttttaaaacactgtggattgctacagtgtttctccacaaggtttttttataatttttttcaaaactatctttgtcaattttattatttttaataatgaactgattgagaattacaactatAGCTTTCTTcacaaaatattgtggattgctacagtgtttccctacatagtttttgtttgttttttattttgtttttgtttttatgatattttgtttttatgatttttttttgtctttttaattatttttttcaaaattatctgtcaattttacttttttaatattgagttggttgagaatttaactttgtagtttttttctttaaaacaccatggattgctacagtatttttctccatgggttttttttaatgatttttttcaaaattatcttttttcgattccaatattttaataataagttggttgagaattacaactgtagttttcctcacaaaacactgggAAATACTATACTACAGTATTtccttacatggtttttgtttgttttttattttgtttattttgttttatgatttatttttttaatattgagttggttgacaatttaactatgtagtttttttaaaaaaaaaacattgtggattacaacctttttttttccacaagggtttttttaatgattttttttaaaattatttttgtcgattttaatattttaataatgagctagttgagaattacaattgtagctttcctcacaaaataatgtagattgctacagtgttttcctacatggtttttgtttgttttttattttgttgattctttttttgtttttttttgtttttttaatgattttttccaaaattgttgattttaatattttgtcgattttatttttttaatattgagttggttgagaatttaattttgtagtttaaaaaaaaaaacattgtggattattacagtgttttttcatatgacttatttttaatgattttttccaaaattatctttattgattttaatattttaataatgagctggttgagaattataaatgtagctttcctcacaaaacttTGTGGATTGCAACGGTGTTtcccaacatgattttttttgttttttatgatattttttttctttgttttatgattttttttaatgtttttttttttaaattaactttattgattttatttttttaatattgagcaaGTTGAGAATTTAggttcatagttttttttctttaaaactttggattgctacagtgtttcccacattatttttttttaaataatttttttcaaacttgtctttgtcgattttattttttaataatgagttggttgaaaattacaactgtagctttcctcacaaaacatagtggattgctacagtgtttccctacatgttttttttattttattttgtttgttttgttttttatgatttgttttgtttttttaatgattttttccaaaaacaatttgtagatttttttaatattgagttggttgagaatttaggtttgtagttttttttttctttaaaacaccgtgaattactacaatgttttcccatatgttttttttaatgattttttcaaaaattatctttatcgactTTAATtatgagctggttgagaattacaacggtaaatttccttacaaaacactgtagattgctatagtgtttctctacatagttttttttgtttttttttatgatatgtgtttttattttgcttctttttttgttttatgattttttttttgttttttgtaatgatttttatcaaaattatttttgtcgtttttaattttttagtactAAGCttgtagagaatttagctttgtagttttttttctttaaaacactgtgaattactATAGTGTTTCTTCacatggtttttatttaatgatcttttttacaattatttttgtcaattttatttttttaatattgagctggttgagaattacaactgtagTTTTCTTCAccaaacactgtggattgctacaatgtttttctatatggttttttttatttatgatttttttttgttcttttgtttttttaattattttttcaaaaattatctttatcaattttatttttttaatattgagctgctTGAGaaagctttgtagttttttcctttaaaacactttggattgctacagtatttcctcacatggatttttttaattattttctcaaaattatttgtcaattttatttttttgatatctatggattgctacagtgtttccctacatgatttttttccttttgatttttttcaaaattatatttgtcgattttatttttttaatattgagttggttgagaatttaactttatatatttttttcctttttattaacagaaaagttaaatcatatggCATAAAGCTAAATTACGTGGGGAAAATACTGTAGCTTTTTTCACAAAACACCGTGGATTGTTACTACTTATTATATTGAgtgtttaagtttttgatcatcaacacaatatttttttcctcgtGGAATATTGAATTCATCACATCTTCAATTTATATTACTTACTAAGCACTGATTCATAATTTTAACATCATCAAGCATATTTGCTTTATAAGCCCGCCATAGCACGCGGGCATGCCATCTACTATGTGTGTGTATTTTGtaaaagtattattaaatattattcatagATTTAGCAAGTTCACCCGaatcaacttaaattatttttttattttttttaattttttattttaatattggtttgatTAAGAATCGTCCAGATTATTTTTAGACCCGTCAAGCCAACCAAgtcaattattaaaataattgtgcattaaatatattaaaatataattggtttttataaatGTCTTTTTCTCATTGGAATatgcataaacaaaaaaaaactatatctaTTCTATTAAAAACTTTATTCCAAATTGGCTTTTCTAAATAGTATTTGACCTGGAGATGCTGGAGTTGTATATAATGCTTTGTAGTCGCACCATTCTTCATCCACCGCTTCATTAACATTCTCTCTTATCTTTCATTCTCTTGCTTACATCCATTAGCTCAAGAGGGAGCGAAAGATCAAGCAAAAAGATGTGGGCAATTGGATTGGTTGTTGTGGCATTGGTGGTGATATACTATACTCATATGATTTTCAAATGGAGAAGCCCAAAAATTGAAGGAGTTCTCCCTCCAGGTTCCATGGGCTGGCCCCTCGTTGGAGAAACTCTCCAGTTCATCATTCCTGGAAAATCTCTAGACCTTCATCCTTTCGTCAAGAAAAGGATGCAAAAGTAAGATGCTGGCTACCATAGTTTGcgagagaaaaaaacagagcatcttatttcataattaaatcatatatacTTGCCTGCTTTATTCCCTACTAACAGATTCATGTTGATCTCCCTGTTTCAGGTATGGACCGATCTTTAAAACCAGCTTGGTTGGAAGGCCAATCATTGTGTCCACTGACTATGAAATGAACAAGTACATCTTGCAACACGAAGGAACCTTGGTTGAGCTATGGTATTTGGATTCCTTTGCCAAATTCTTCGCTCTGGAGGGTGAAACCAGGGTGAACGCTATCGGTACAGTTCACAAATACTTGAGAAGCATAACTTTGAACCACTTTGGTGTTGAGAGCCTTAAATCAATGCTTCCTAAAATCGAAGACATGCTTCACACCAACTTGGCAAAGTGGGCTTCTCAGGGACCTGTTGACGTCAAACAAGTTATCTCTGTCGTGAGTGCACTATTTATTTTCAGTGCTTGATACACTGGTATTGATGAACATTTTCTCACGTGTCTTCTCAACCTTAACCTGCCTTTTCTTGCTGTagatggttttcaattttactgCAAACAAAATATTTGGTTATGATGCCGAGAACTCAAAAGAGAAGCTCAGTGAGAATTACACGAAGATCTTGAACAGTTTCATCTCCTTGCCTTTGAATATTCCTGGCACTTCGTTCCACAAGTGCATGCAGGTAAACAGAGGAGTCCCTTAACCTTGAGATTTGGTCATATTTGGTAATCACTGCTCAGGAATGACCATTCAATAACATACCTTTCTATTGATTCAGGACCGGGAGAAGATGTTGAAATTGCTCAAGGATACACTGATGGAGAGGCTCAACGACCCATCAAAGCGTCGGGGagattttcttgatcaagctatTGATGATATGAAGACTGAGAAGTTCTTGACAGTGGATTTCATCCCCCAACAAATGTTCGGGATCTTGTTTGCCAGCTTTGAATCCATGTCAACCACCCTAACTCTTACATTCAAGTTTCTTACAGAGAACCCTCGAGTAGTTGAGGAATTGAGAGTACGTATACATACCCTCATAGCATCAAATtttaagctttcaatttgaagatGCCACCAATCTCTATTCACACCATGTCCCGCGCTAATTGTGTAATTTAATCGATCAGGCTGAGCATGAGGCAATTgtgaagaaaagggaaaatccAAACTCCGGCCTCACATGGGATGAGTACCGATCAATGACTTTCACACAAATGGTTAGTCTccatattcttaaattaatatgGTCCTCTTGTCTTTAATAGCAACcgtgtttttcattattttttggtagATGACTTGTATTCTTAATCACACGATGTTAATTATGATACACAGGTTGTCAATGAAACACTTAGAATCTCCAACATCCCACCTGGTTTATTCCGCAAGGCATTGAAAGATTTCCAGGTCAAAGGTATGCAGCTGCCAGTTCTTAACTCAGAAATCTCTTCGCtttctttttccaaaattttcatttcaattgatTCATTGAGAAATCTCCAGGATACACCGTCCCTGCTGGTTGGACAGTTATGCTTGTTACCCCTGCTATTCAGTTAAATCCTGATACATTCAAGGACCCAGTTACATTCAACCCATGGCGCTGGAATGTACTGCTCCATTTCCCCAGTCAAACCTTAATATAGATTCAATTTACCATAACGTTAATAGAATCATGCTTTTATAACTgctgaattttttctttttattgtttctgcAATGCTAAATAGGACCTTGATCAAGTTACTATTTCCAAGAATTTCATGCCATTTGGTGGCGGCACGAGACAATGTGCTGGAGCAGAATACAGCAAACTGGTCTTGTCCACTTTTCTGCATGTCCTGGTCACTAATTACAGGTAGAGTTGATTTTTCTCTTACTCTCGTACTCCCACTCATACTTGAACAGTGACAACATGGAAGTTAAATTTATGACAGATCTTTTTGTTAACTctccgggttttttttttcttaatgccAGTTTTACCAAAGTCAAGGGAGGAGAAGTATCT from the Populus nigra chromosome 1, ddPopNigr1.1, whole genome shotgun sequence genome contains:
- the LOC133679332 gene encoding beta-amyrin 16-alpha-hydroxylase CYP87D16-like yields the protein MWAIGLVVVALVVIYYTHMIFKWRSPKIEGVLPPGSMGWPLVGETLQFIIPGKSLDLHPFVKKRMQKYGPIFKTSLVGRPIIVSTDYEMNKYILQHEGTLVELWYLDSFAKFFALEGETRVNAIGTVHKYLRSITLNHFGVESLKSMLPKIEDMLHTNLAKWASQGPVDVKQVISVMVFNFTANKIFGYDAENSKEKLSENYTKILNSFISLPLNIPGTSFHKCMQDREKMLKLLKDTLMERLNDPSKRRGDFLDQAIDDMKTEKFLTVDFIPQQMFGILFASFESMSTTLTLTFKFLTENPRVVEELRAEHEAIVKKRENPNSGLTWDEYRSMTFTQMVVNETLRISNIPPGLFRKALKDFQVKGYTVPAGWTVMLVTPAIQLNPDTFKDPVTFNPWRWNDLDQVTISKNFMPFGGGTRQCAGAEYSKLVLSTFLHVLVTNYSFTKVKGGEVSRTPIISFGDGIHIKFTARN